In Lonchura striata isolate bLonStr1 chromosome 2, bLonStr1.mat, whole genome shotgun sequence, a single genomic region encodes these proteins:
- the LOC144245884 gene encoding C-type natriuretic peptide 2-like: protein MLGLQSWPCSFFLFLVLLSASVQTVSLPGQRLQMLLSRLLPLEPKSTLTEEDTKEGSSFGPQLLSSTLPFLPSGARAARPSLWRKNLSSRKWGLPGDWAWKAMPRGCFGLKLDRIGTFSGLGC, encoded by the exons ATGCTGGGGCTTCAGTCATGGCCTTGctcatttttcctcttcttggtTCTGCTCTCTGCCAGCGTTCAGACTGTGTCCTTACCAGGACAGAGGCTACAG ATGCTCCTTTCACGATTGCTACCCCTGGAGCCCAAGTCCACGCTGACCGAAGAGGACACGAAAGAGGGATCCAGCTTTGGTCCTCAGCTGCTCTCCTCCACTCTCCCCTTCCTCCCATCTGGGGCTAGAGCTGCCCGTCCATCCCTCTGGCGCAAGAACCTCTCCAGTCGCAAGTGGGGACTGCCCGGAGATTGGGCCTGGAAGGCCATGCCCAGGGGTTGCTTTGGGCTGAAACTGGACCGAATCGGGACCTTCAGTGGTTTGGGGTGTTAG